The genomic segment ttgtgtttgaagaCTGCAAGAACTGCAGGAGGGAACAAAAACAACCTTTACTGAATGTGAAACGCCCGACTGAAAATGAATGTCCTCAAAAACTTCAGTTAGTGTAGGTACACCAGCTTCACATCTGAGATTATAAAAGATTACAGTGTAAATATCAATTCACAAATTCAGCTTTAACAACTGAAACGTATAACACTAACTTGTCTTTACCCATATTAAGTATATGGACACATCTTACAGCATGTGACAGTCAGAACTAGAGGTGATATTAAACTAACTCAACAGCATTATTGGCCTAGTTTCTGAACCTAATATGGTCAGTAATTCATCATGAGCTTTCATTCAGGGCCTCAACCACCAGCCGTGTTTACACAGGATAGAAAAAGGTGCCAATTAACTGGTCCTGGTTCAGCTGCCACTTTTCTCAGTGGGGGTCTTTCCTTCAGGACTTTAGAGGGGATGTGCTCCCTGTTTAGCACCTCATTGTACTGctgacagctgcagtgtttgtgttagGAAGTGGAGGCCGAGCTCTAAGTCTGTCTGATTTCATTTGTTTAGTTAGTCCCAGTGATCCCAGAAACAGAGAGCAAACAACAAACCCAGCTGGACAAATGCAGCGAAGTCAAGAatcattttgataaataacatttattctggtcacattgtaaaacaacaaaatcaataaatataCAGTTCTATGTACAAAAAGAAGTCGCACTTTTTgttcaaaataacaaaaattagAAGTTTTGTCCATAAATGTTGTTGGAGGTCATTGTTGCAATGAAGTTTAGTGTGTCGATCGCTGTGTCTCTCAGCACTGTGAGGAGAAGGCTTCGTTCTGtagcggctgctgctgctgaggcatCCAGTACTGCTCGCTGGGGAAACAAACTCCACTCGACACCTGATGGAAGAAAAAAGATTTTGGTTATAAACTTAAACCGTCGAAAATAGATAGATTCttaacaaacaaatcaaaaagaaaagttttcttTAATATCtagtgaaatacattttctgaccATGATCTGAACATACCTGATATGAGGGCTGCAGAGGCGCTGTGCTCATGAAGGTACAGTCTGGTTCTTGTGGGCTGCAGCTGGCTGCTGGCTGACCCAGGAACTGGCTCAAGGTCTGGGGCTGCTTCACAAAGCCTGCCGATCTCCTCTGCTCCAGCGCCTCCTCGCTGATGCCCAGCTGATCTGACAGGTAGGAGATGTAGCGGATGGTGAGGCGCAGCGTCTCGATCTTGGTCAGGGTCTGTCCAGCTGGTGCCACTGAGGGTGGCAGGTATGTCCTGAGGTGTTGCATGGCCTTGGTCAGATCCCTCATCCTCAGCTTCTCCCTCTCGCTGGCTGTCTCCCGCTTCTTTCCTGGATACCTGGACCTGGATTTCCTCGTGGCAGAGGCGGTTGTGGCAGAACTGGAGCAGGGCAGACTCTGTGTCTCGTGGGTCGGATGAGGTGCTGCCGGGCTGTTGAAGATGAAACAGTCCAAAGGGTTCTGTTTGTTTCCGGCAGTCTGGAGGGAGGCAGGGGAGAAGCAGAAGGAGTCCACAGAAGAGGTGGGAGACAGGCTGCTTCCAGCGCTGAAGTATCCAGTGTCTGCAGCTGGATCATAGGCCAGAGGATCATAAGACTTGTCCAGCAGGGACTCGCAGTCAAACAGGAAAGAATCGTCCTGGAGCTGGAGAGAAGAGCAGTAGGACATCTCCATGGCTGCTGTTGTAGTTGTAGTTGAAGTCGGTGCTGTGGCTGTGAGCTCTTCCCTGAGCTGTAGCTGTGTTGCTGGTGAGGCAGGCAGAGGATAGTGAGGAGGACCAGGGAGGCTGCTCCATATATGTGGTGGGAGGTGTGAGGTTGCACCTCCGGCAGCCACCTCTGGTCCTGAGAAGCTCTGGGAGCAGGGCTGACACGTAGGCCAGGGGGTCCCATGGGAAACAAGTCAGCCCCGGAACAAGGTGTGAGCTGGCGGCCTGCACGGAGATCATAAAGTAGACAAGTTCACACTATACACTGCTGCAGCCGGGAACATGACAGGGACCCTGAGAGTGAGGGAAGAAGCTAAACGATCTGTTATAAAATATGCATTAGTCCAATATCACATTTTTATGATTGGCTGATTAAAATATAACTGTATGAGTCTCATGATCAGTCAATCACAGAAATCAACTTTATGTCCCATCATCATCCATGTCCAGTAAAAGTTCATCGAAACACTGAGGTTAATATGACAGCCCtacatctctttctctctgccctGGTATCCATCCGGAGGTcaggtcagaaaagtgtgccggGGCAGCTGTGAGGTGTGAGGAGTTTACACCTCGTCCTGTTTGGACAGAGGCAGACCTCACCGGCCTGGGAACCCTGATCCACACAGAAAGAGTGTGCAGCGCCAATAACTCCACACACTTTGTATTTGAGGAACCGGCCTGAACTGTGTTTCATTAGTATTaattataaaacacacacacacacacacacacatatgaagTACAAGTCTCCTTTACAAACATTTCTGATCTCTTGCCTGGTCAGATAAATGTTTAACAGAAATAATCTAACATTTCTAACATTAAGAACCATCCAGTTAATGTCCCTGTGACTGAAGAATTGGGATGATGGAGATACAAGTTCCACAAATCTCCCAACAAGAGCCAAGGTTGGAGGGACTCTTGTTAGAGCACGTAATAGAGAGTTATGAAGATTGATTATGATCGTGTAGATGATGATCATGATGTATCATGTTGTCAGTTATTCAACTGTTTTTAATATCTACTTTGCAGCTTTGTATCTCTTAAGAAATCTTCTCAATCTTTCCTCAACATTTTTGTTGAGGAAAGAATGATACTTTACTAATACTTTGGGTTATTTCATGGATTGCACAGGATAGGCAAAAATAAGCCTTGGCTTCAGCCTATTCCTTTTTCGGTTACAGAgattgtttaatatttttttttttgtgagaaaaaatgaaaagtctgtatgATAATATTTGCCAGTTGATTGCACAtgatttaagtattttatattgtaaccgaaataaaactattcattcattcattcattttgtaatttCTATACcatatttattgtaaatattatgaCTGTATCACGTCTTTAATCACTGTTTCATTTGAAACAGCAGAAAGTGAATTTAAAGCATTAAATGGCTAACATGCTATTTTTCTCATGTTAGTGTTTTAATGTTGAAAGGAAGTTGATGGCGTTCTTTTACAGATATATCATAGAATCAGTCGTGACCTTCTCAGTGATCCTTGCTATGAGAAACTATAGAAAGCTCAGGCTATTTTAAACAAGTATCTCAGTATGTTATGATGTAAATTTTACACTACAAAAAGAATTTCGGAAGATCTGACCTGAAGTGAAAGTGACGATGTTCTATCAATTCACACGATTCATTTAATCTACATGAGCAGGGTTGTTATTTCTGATGGTATCAACAGATCAGTGCATCTTCTCTGATATTCCTGTTGATTTGATGGTCAGGTGTTGGCCGTGGATCTGAGGCTCGAGCAGCGTTCCCACAAACCGTCGCGTCACATTTGACTCCTGCTCCGCAGCAGAGGTGCAACCCATGAGTGGGACGTGTGAACTGGCCTCACACAGCTCCCATCACCTCAGTTATGCAGCAAAAACAGACCTCTGAAATGAGAATCATGCAAGGATGGGAATCTCaggacacaaaaacatcagaagaACTTCAGTTTGAAATGTTCTCGCTGATTGTAGTGGGGCTGGTTTAGTTTATCTTTATTTGTCTTGAGTTGTAAAGTGTGTGAGGTGACACCAGACCTGACAGCTGAGCCAAAGACTAGTCCCTACACGAACCGTGGCTCCCCCTGCATGATTATGTGACAGGACATCACATAAGTCACccagcatttatatttctgtcatCCCCAGTATTAATCTGTCATTGTTACACACACAAATGACCTGTTGCTCTGTAACGTAAAGGTAACTTTTTTAATACGAGCACTATTTAATGAAGTAGCTATCATGTGGTAGAGACTGACACTCGTATAAAACAACTGATATCACTTATTACAACTTGAATTTGCACTTTAGTGTTTGGTTGATAAGAGATTTACAGATGGTATCCTTCCAGttacacactgaaaaaaaactgagttCTTCTGTTTGAGTATATTCTGGTGAAATAACCTCTTTTATTATAATGTTTCAAATAATCAACTAGCTGATGTTTAACTTCCTCAGAACATCTCCAGCTGTCAACTCTCCTCACTGCCTCCCGGGCTGATGATAGAGAGGATCTGCCTTCTCTTAATCCACATTAGCTCTGACGGTGTTTACTCACATGTAATGAGTGAATAATCAGCACAGCAGTGCTAACCCTTTCATCCCGAGCCCTTTTAGCCCACAGGGTTTATTAGCTCTTCTGTGATAAAAGACCTAAGTGAGTGTATTAGGCTTTGTGTTAGGTTTGCTGCTTGCATTTCAAATGAACTGCATGTATGTGGCAAACTAAACACCGGGGCCTAATTCTCCTGCCTGCTATGCAGATCCACTCTCTCCTATGAATACTAAAGGCCTCACTGTTGGCTCTGGCAGGTAATTAGGGCTGCAGGTGAGAGAAAAGGGGAATGAGTCGTGAGGCTCTTATGTCTTAGTCTAGACTTAGCGGTGCCAAGGACCTCTCTGTGTTTGCAGAGCCCCATTAACAAAGATATACTAAATAAACTAGCTAACCTGTGTCAGAGGCtgatctctgctctgctgtgaaCAAACCTGAGACTTATAATTTCACAATCTTCAGAGCGTGGGAGAAAGTTACTAATGTTTCTGGAAGGCATGTGTGCTGTGCTAATCGGTTATGTTACTTGATCCCATGTTTAGGGGGTTTATGGTACACAATATTCACATGGGGAGCTCCATCTGTTGTTGCCAGATCAATGTAGTCTTAATTAGATCAAGTAAGAATGAGTTGAGCTCTCTTTGTGGATATGGGAGCATATTAATCGTACGTCAACAGACACATTCCACAGACAGTTTTGTGAAAACCTTAATGTGTTATGTtctatttcatattttatttagatCATAGCTTGAAACATTCATATTCACTGTGACTCTTTTTTTGAATCTGtaactctttgtttttattgtcttttcgATGCATTTTCTTTATCTTCTTTATGTCTAACCACATACtgagtatttttgctttttgtcttttaaagtaTCTGTGCTCTTGTGAAGCACTTTTAACggccttgtgtctgaatggtgCGATAATGGTGCTAAACGATCTTATATGTATTTTCCTTTCTAAAATCaaaaaaggtttattaatgCGTTGCAACAAATTCCACTTTATTGTGAAGTATTATGTCCGAAGTCTTTCCAAACTTGGAGCCATCAGTAATGTTATTAGTAACATCTGTTCTTTTGCAAGTAAAAATGCCTGCTGTTGTTATTTTGGTTTGAAATCTTTGTGTGTCGTTGTTTAGCTGTACTGGAGGTAAAAAAAGACTCAGGATGAAACACTTTATATGACTAATCCAGACCTATGGAGCCTCACGTTACCTGAAGACAAActtcaaaatgcatttttgccTAAAATGTGCACTGTGGCTTTGCTCCCATCACTTAGTAGTGAGGGGAGCTCTTCATTGTCAGTGTGAACATTAGCAATGAGCCATCAAGCATGAACTGGACACCTGAAAAAATGACTTATCACCTAACCTTTAACATATATTTTAATAATCTTAACGATAATtagaggtgcaatatgtagtaTAGAGGGGAGACATttttatcagaagagaaagatttaCATTGACTAACTTTTTTATTGCTAAACAAACTCAACAAACTCTCCTTGTTTTCACAacagaataaaactgaataagcaaacattacattaaaggacaacacaattcatactgttttactttgtttataagtggcggaccctgccacctttctaccttcacagtgttctgggaccttattttctctgagaacagcttgtttattcagttatgggaaaaaaaataagtacatagtttgtattattacttcattaatattgtaaatattaaaatactgagttttaatttcttttccaaaactacacattgcccctttaaggcaaaacaaaaaaaaagtgggtgggtggaaaaaaaaggggtgtATGTTAAAGGATTTCAGTCTCTATCTCACAGCTTTTGCGACAAGTTATTTGCTCAAAAGGAGACAAACTACAAATGAACACTGACTCTAAGAATCCATCATCGTGCAGCAGGATCCCACCAGCTGTGGTGCCCCTCAACATGTTCATGTTCTGACCCATGAATACTCAGTAGTGATAATTACATTATTAAATGAGATCAAACCCATCTTCACCTTGTTTTTGATCAGTATTTGTGGGTCAGTTACAAATGAACCTTTCCTCGTATAATAAGCTGTTGATCTTGTAGGGTGCCAGTGTGCCTTTAtgaccagcagagggcactCTTAGCATTTTCCCTGAGCATCAGCCCATCCTGCCTCATAGTCTGTAAGGTAACTTCACATACACTCTCTACAACCATGAGGTAATGTGTCACGCTCAGGAATATGATACAAATATGGTATACTACCCTGAGCagattttctatttctttttggttttgaaccAGCAACCCTGCTGTGAACAATCCCCCTATCCTCAACCCTCACCCACAGCTTTTCAAACCTACAACCGCGGCACAGGAGCAACACCTCGAATGATGACGAAACAAGAgacatttcaatattttattataaatagtggtataaagaaatataaaaatagttagacatattaatatttacatggTACATTTCACagtacaaataaataacatgtaGAATAGCATATATATTTAGAATAAATTACTAGTTTCACAGTGAGGCAGTACAAACAGAGAAGTAGTCTGTGTCTGTTGTTGGATGGTGGCGGTGCAGTGTTGGAGCGTTTAACCCCAATACTCTCTGGGAACCAACGGCATGCAGAAGTCCTCGGCACACAtctgtaataaaacaaatcaacaggGAATTGGATTAGTTTTTggtaaattgattaaaaaattgTAATTTTTCCATATTGAGAGTCTTAAATGAAGTTCATGTGTGAATTCTGACATACCTGACAGGAGGGCTGTGTTGCTGGAGGTGACTGCAGCATGACATCCATGCTCATGTCTCCCTGAGGAGCTCCAATGTATTGATCCATTCCAAAACCAAAGCTCCCAGAATGCAGCATGGTGTTCTGGCTGTGACACTGGTCTGGGTACAGGCCCTGGTTCAGGCTCTGGTTCTGCAGCTGGGCCTCCTGCCCTCCCATGGAGCCGTGCTGGAAGAAGCTGAGGATGTCGGGGGAGGAGGTGTCGCTGGCTGAGGTGTCTCCTTGTTCCCTCCTCTGAAACAGCGCCTCCTCGCTGAGGCCCAGCTGCGCCGACAGGTATGAGATGTAGCGGATGGTGAGGCGGAGGGTCTCGATCTTTGTCAGAGTCTGTCCGGCGGGGGCCACTGAGGGCGGCAGGTAGGACCTGAGGTGATGCAAAGCCTTGGTCAGATCCCTCATCCTCAGCTTCTCCTTCTCGCTGGCGCTCTCCCTCTGCTTGCTGCGAATCCGGTTGGCTCGGCCTGACTTCCGGCCACGTTCAGACTTTTGGGAATATCCAGTCTTTGCTGCCTTAGGAGCGGACTGTGGCAGCCGCTGGTAGGAAGGAGACAGGCTGGAGTCCATAGAAGTGACTGGGGAGAGGGTTTCTGGAGAGGAGATGCTGGAGAGGTCCGAGTCGGAGCACCACTGGTACTGAAGGCTGTAGTTGAGCAGAGGCACAGAGGAGGTATCCATGTTGTGTAGAGGGTCTCAGTGGTCTGACTGGAGAGACTGGGAAGCTGTGAGTGCTGCTCAGCTCTGCTGCACTGGTTTATAAGTCCGGGGCCAGGCCACAGAGGTGTGAAGTGACACCTCCGCAGATTCTCACAAACCGTCACTGTCTAAAGCAGAGGCccctgaacagacacacacacacacacacacacacacacacacacacacacacacacacacacacacacactccctgacAGGGACCTGGTCTCAGTagctctccctctcctcccctgtgtCTGGGAAAGTTCAGCTACAAGAGTGGAAGTGTGAATTTTGACTCCTGctcaaaacaataaacagtttttGCTTTTTGGGTTTTCTGTCCCTGCTGCAACCTAGATGCATTTTGCACATGTGTAGGGGACAgggtttgttttcagtgatCCCACGCTTCTCGCCAAAGACGCTGGTCAAGGAAGGGTTCGGGAGAAAGTGGgagaaagtaaataaaatgaTCTGTTGTTTTATAGATGGACAGAAGAAGATGCTGTGAGTTAATACTCCCATCAACATTATGAGGCACACgatgatgttttcattttgttttcaacttGTGAACAAATATAAGTGTCTGCATAGATGTGCCTCAAACAAAAGCACACCACCATGTCCAAAATCATCCAAATCATCATACATATTTACAGTTATGACCTGAAATTATGGGAAAATCCACATGAAAatcattaaaggggcagtatgtagaACTGTTGTTGAAAACGTTCAACATCGTACAGAAACAGAATGCTGAGGAGTTCTTGATATGTCCGTGGCTGAAACAGTAACtgactacatttatctgacagctctggttacaatttactttttaagGGTTTAGAGTTCTGATTTAGTGTCAGTGTTATGATTCCACTGAATTCTGGGCCCAGTGTGGAACTTTTTATCAAACAAAAATGGAGCCAGCAGACTGTGTCATTTGGCTCGAGAACCATTATTACATGTTTGAACAGACTAAGCTGACGTTTCTGTGGTTAAACCTTTTTTATCACCATGTTAATGTCAAGGAAGAGACAGGAGATTCCTTCTTTTTATTAAGAGAGGCACTGAGCGGTGATCCTGTCCTCACTTACTTCGTCCTCCTCACCTCACTCCAACCTTGAACCTGACATCAGTGTGCTCTGCCCTCCTCTTGATCTCCTCCTCTTTATATCCCACTTCTCACCAGCGTGATCATTTTATAGTCACAGCAAGTCAGACACGAGCTGCGATCTTTGATCCCTCGCTTTCTTTTCATTGATCTCGGAAGTTAAGCCACTGCTGCTCCTGTTCCTGCGTGCTTCTGGACGAGAGCCTATATGTCCTACATGGCAAAAATGCGATGTAGtgaatgtaaatacatttaatgaagCATAATGACCTGCATTATCCAGTTAAAGCAGAGGTGTGATGGTTTCACACTGATGAGAACTGATGAGTCTGGAGGCGTCGATTCACACCTCAGCTGTGAGAACCAGGCAGGCTGGAAAATACAGTCCCTGCTACCCTCCCTgtgtccccctctctccccgctCTCCCCTCGCTTCCCTGAGTTTCTCCAGGCTTTCTCAgccttctctttttctgtgtgtagAACAGCAGAAAgggttttattttaacaccAGAATTATGCATTTTTGATACAGATATAGTGATGTCATTATCACAGATTTCACCTTTTGTTGCGTTTAGCACAGCACCAGATCACATTGTGATAGTAATA from the Sparus aurata chromosome 4, fSpaAur1.1, whole genome shotgun sequence genome contains:
- the LOC115580436 gene encoding mesogenin-1-like, giving the protein MEMSYCSSLQLQDDSFLFDCESLLDKSYDPLAYDPAADTGYFSAGSSLSPTSSVDSFCFSPASLQTAGNKQNPLDCFIFNSPAAPHPTHETQSLPCSSSATTASATRKSRSRYPGKKRETASEREKLRMRDLTKAMQHLRTYLPPSVAPAGQTLTKIETLRLTIRYISYLSDQLGISEEALEQRRSAGFVKQPQTLSQFLGQPAASCSPQEPDCTFMSTAPLQPSYQVCSDHGQKMYFTRY
- the LOC115580714 gene encoding mesoderm posterior protein 1-like, translated to MDTSSVPLLNYSLQYQWCSDSDLSSISSPETLSPVTSMDSSLSPSYQRLPQSAPKAAKTGYSQKSERGRKSGRANRIRSKQRESASEKEKLRMRDLTKALHHLRSYLPPSVAPAGQTLTKIETLRLTIRYISYLSAQLGLSEEALFQRREQGDTSASDTSSPDILSFFQHGSMGGQEAQLQNQSLNQGLYPDQCHSQNTMLHSGSFGFGMDQYIGAPQGDMSMDVMLQSPPATQPSCQMCAEDFCMPLVPREYWG